CACAAGATGTCGATATCAACTATGCTTTGCTGATCCGTAACTTGCCAGATTCTAAAGAAAGCATCACTGCTTCCTCGCTGGCTTATAATGCAGGTGCATAATGGCCTTATTGATTACGGATGCCTGTATCAACTGTGACATGTGCCTGCCAGAATGTCCGAACACGGCCATTTTTGAAGGCTCGAAAGTCTATGAAATTGATCCGGCACGCTGTACCGAATGTGTGGGTTTCTACGATGAACCGACCTGTATGGCAGTCTGTCCAATCGATTGCATCATTAAAGACCCTGAACATGTCGAGAATCAGGAACAGTTAATGGAAAAATTTAACAGCCTCAACTTATTCGCTAAATAAATCCTCGCATAAAAAAGGAGGGTTGAAGGTGTTATCCATTCAACCCTCTAAAGAGGACAATCCATATCAAGATGAAGGAAGTTTGCTTCCTTCATCTTTTTTTATTGCTTATTTTGCTTATTGCCCGCTACGAATAATGTAATCAAAGGCAGAGAGAGAAGCCTTCGCACCTTCACCCGTAGCAATGATGATCTGTTTGTATGGCACTGTCGTGCAGTCACCTGCAGCAAACACCCCTTTTACATTGGTTTCATTGCGTTCATTAATCACAATCTCACCACGGCTGTTCAGTTCCACCACCTCTTTCAGGAAGTCGGTGTTTGGTAACAGACCGATCTGAACGAAAATCCCGGCCAAGGCTATTTCATGTTCTGTACCCGTCGTACGATCCTGATAACGGAGTGCCGTCACCTGGCTGCCATCACCGACGACTTCCGTGGTCAAGGCTGATTTGATTACGCTGGTATTTGGCAAGCTGTTTAATTTGTCCTGTAATACCTGATCGGCACGCAAAGTATCCGAGAATTCGAGCAGGGTGACATGTTCTACAATCCCGGCCAAATCAATTGCCGCTTCTACGCCTGAATTCCCCCCACCAATCACTGCAACACGTTTGCCTTTAAACAGTGGACCATCACAGTGTGGACAGTAAGCCACACCACGAGTACGGTATTCCGCTTCACCCGGAACATTCATTTCTCTCCAGCGCGCACCGGTTGAGAGAATAACGGTTTTCGATTCAAGTTTTGCACCATTTTCCAGCTCCACTTGCACCAGACCATTCGCGGTTTTGTCTGCACCGACCAAATGTTTCACTCTTTGCAGACTCATGATGTCCACACCATATTCACGAACGTGTTCTTCCATCGCCGCAGCAAATTTAGGTCCCTGGGTTTTCTGTACGGAAGTGAAGTTTTCAATATCCATGGTGTCCATGACCTGACCACCCAAACGCTCCGCCACAATGCCGGTTTTGATGCCTTTACGTGCGGCATAGATGGCAGCAGTATTACCCGCAGGACCACCACCGATGACCAACACATCAAAGGCCGCTTTGGCATTGAGTTTTTCTGCATCTTTTGCGGCTGAATTGCTGTCCAGTTTGGCAATGATTTCTTCCAATGTCATACGGCCTTGACCGATATGCTGGTTGTCCTGGAATACCATGGGAACCGCCATGATTTTGCGTTCTTCAACTTCCTCTTGGAAAAAGGCTCCATCAATCATAGTCGCTGTGGTACCCGGGTTGTAAATGGCGATCAGGTTTAATGCCTGCACCACGTCCGGACAGTTATGACAGCTAAGCGACACAAATACATCAAAGTCAGCTTTTAGGTTCAGCCCTTTAATCTGAGCTAGAACTTCGTCAGACACTTTTGGCGCATAACCGGAAACTTGCAACAAGGCGAGAATCAATGAGGTGAACTCATGTCCCATCGGCAAACCGGCAAAGTTCACCCGCGGCTGTTCACCAGCCTTGCCAATCCCAAAACTTGGACGACGGCTGTTTTGACCGTCAAAGCGAGCAGTGACTTTGTCAGACAATACGGCAATTTCTTCCACCAGTTCTTTGATTTTGACAGCTTTGTCGGAGTCATCGAGAGAAGCCACCAGTTCGATTGGGCCTTGTAAACGTTGTAATAAAGTTTTCAGTTGTGCTGTAGTGTTCTGATCTAACATGTTTTTCTCCAAAGCAGCCAAGTTCAATTCAATAGAACTATCATAGGCTGAATGAAAAAATAGATAAAACAGTTTATTTTTATAAAATTGATCGGATTATAAAATTAGAGTTCCCAAGATCTCACCTCTAAGGCTCATTGATGGCAACTTTCGGCATTTCGAGAGGCCACTGGCTTATCGCTTACGACAATTGTTGATGGAAAAGCCCCATTCATAGGGGCTCATTAGTGAAAAATTTACAGATAATCACCTTCTCGTTCAGGCTGATATAAAACCCGAATCACTTTAATCTGCATGAGATGACCATCCGGTTGTGGCCATTCAATTTCCTGCCCTTCGCTCAAACCTAAAATCGCAGCACCCACTGGAGCCAGAATATTCACCTGTCCTTTTTCACCACGAAAATCATGCGGGTAAACCAGATGAATTTCTGTAGATTCAGCGGAAGGTGCAATATTGATTAACACTTTGGCATTCATCGTAACCACATTTTTTGGCATGTCTTGTGGTTTCATCACTTCAGCTCGCGCCAACTCATCTTCTAAATGAATGACCGTCGGGGTGAGTTTGGACTGTGATTCCAGCATTGTTTGTAGACGTGCCAGATCCTGCTGGGACACAATAATCGAAGGTTTGACCATGCTTTTAATCCTTTTATCCTTATTAAGATGTGCTATTTCATTGTGAATAAAGTATTTATCTTTAAAATTAGATTTAACCTGTATTGCCCTCAAAGTACAGCTTCAAATATGTATCTGCTTGATCAGCTTTATTAGAAAAACCTAGCATTCGAGCCAATAACACATCGAATGTTTGATCTTTTATGCTTTATTCGGCATATGTGCGGACTGAAGACAATAGATGAGACATAAAAAAAGGTCTGGCAAGCCAGACCTTTGCTTGTTTACTGCAAATTATTTTGCATAAACAGGGAATTTTGCACAAACTGCTTCAACTTTTGCTTTTACAGCAGCAATCACAGCTTCGTCACCTTTGCTGTCTAGGATATCTGCCATCCAGCCTGCAAGTTCACGCACTTCCGCTTCACCAAAGCCACGAGTAGTTACTGCCGGTGTACCTACACGGATACCAGAAGTCACAAATGGAGAGCGTGGATCGTTTGGTACAGAGTTTTTATTGACAGTGATATGTGCTGCACCTAACCATGCATCAGCATCTTTACCCGTAATGTCTTGCTTGATTAGAGATAACAAGAACAAGTGGTTAGAAGTACCACCAGAAACAACATCATAACCACGGTCAATGAAAACTTGCGCCATAGTTTGCGCGTTTTTCACAACCTGTTGTTGGTAAGCTTTGAAATCATCAGACATTGCTTCTTTGAAGCAGATAGCTTTTGCTGCAATCGCGTGCATCAAAGGACCACCTTGGTTGCCTGGGAATACTGCAGATTGTAATTTCTTCTCGATTTCTTCGTTAGCTTTCGCAAGGATTAAACCAGAACGTGGGCCACGAAGAGTTTTGTGAGTCGTTGTTGTGGTTACATCAGCGATTTGTACTGGGTTTGGATAAACGCCAGCTGCCACCAAACCAGCAACGTGTGCCATATCTACAAATAGGTAAGCACCTACTTTATCCGCTATATCACGGAAACGTTGCCAATCAACAACACGGCTGTAAGCAGAGAAACCAGCAACGATCATGCGTGGCTTGTGCTCAAGTGCAAGACGTTCAACTTCTTCGTAGTCGATTTCGCCAGTTTCAGGGTTTAAACCGTATTGAACAGCGTTATAAGTTTTACCAGAGAAGCTGACTTTTGCACCGTGAGTCAAGTGACCACCGTGTGCCAAGCTCATACCCAAAACAGTATCGCCCGGATTTAAAAGCGCAAGGTAAACAGCAGAGTTCGCTTGAGAACCCGCATGTGGTTGTACGTTTGCGTAATCCGCACCAAAAAGTTCTTTTGCACGGTCAATCGCCAATTGCTCAATAACATCTACATATTCGCAACCGCCATAGTAGCGTTTACCAGGATAGCCTTCTGCATATTTGTTAGTGAGTTTTGATCCTTGAGCTTCCATCACTGCTGGTGAGCAGTAGTTTTCAGATGCAATTAGCTCGATGTGCGCTTCTTGGCGCTCACCTTCAGCAGCAATGGCTTGAGCTAATTCTGGATCAAATTCAGAAATAGAGATATTGGCAAACATTCGCGAGGTCCTATCAATTAGGGCTTTTTTAGCCGTGCTATGATTGCGGAATATTGTAGCATGAACTTTGAAATTAAACAGAATGAACTTTGTTCAGTTTCAGATAAAAATCGCTCATCCAAAGCCAATCAGCAACAAACTTTTAATATTTTTAAGTGTGGATTCAATCCATTGTTGCGTTCTTAAAATAACCCGCTTCTGACACTCATCCCTGCCGAACTCAGTGAATAAAAAATTGACTCTAAATAAAGTGACTCACTTAAAGGTTATCCAGCCTCTTAATCTAAAGTCCGGAATTTTCTTTCCATGCGCATTGTTTTAGCATATCAAGCAAAATAACATTTCAACTTAACTATATGCTCGCTTTTATCTGCTTAATTCTGGGGATTTTTATCGGCTACACGATGTGCCGGGCACAGTATCGAACATCGAAGACACCCGCCAAAACCCTGTACCGTTATCAGACACCTTTGACCCAGCAACAACGTCTGTACATGAAAAGTTTTCATCAATCGGATAGCGACCGTATCCGTGAACTCAACTTGTTAAGTGCAAATCAAAGTATTTTTCTACGCTTACTGAAACAGACTTTTTCAGCAGATGAAATTGCGATTAAACAGCAACGTTTCATCGTATTAGATCAAGACAAAATGCCTTACGCCATTTTTGAATATCGTGAGGGACATCAACCCAGCAAATTGGTGGATCAGGAAGATGGCTTGCCCCTTTTTCTATATAAAGGCCTGCTGTCGAGTGATGCACTCAAACAGGATTATCATCAACTACATAGTGTTAAAATATAGCAAATGGCACGATAAAGACGCTTTTAGATTTGTTTGCAACGTTGTGAAATGCTAGATTGAGCCAACTTTTTTGCCCGCCTGGAATACCGTCATGCACGCAATTATTCTCGATACTGAAACCCATACCTTGAATGGCCTTCCTATTGAGATTGCTTATGCACCGATTGAAATCAGCGAAGGTAAATTAAGCCTCGACAAACAGCAAATGTTTGATCAACTTTATAGTGTGAATGAGCCGATTTCTTATGCGGCTATGGCCGTCCATCATATTTTAGAGTCGGATTTGCTCGATCAACCGGATTATCACAGCTTCGAATTACCGGAAAACACCAGTTATATTATTGGCCACAATGTTGATTATGATATTCGAGCGATTGAAAAATGTGGTGTAAATACCTCCCACATTAAAGCGATTTGTACGCTTGCACTGGCTCGTCGAGTGTGGCCTGAGGCGGATGCACATAATATCTCGGCATTGATTTATATGATCAGTAAAGGGAGTCCCAAAGCGCGTGAATTATTAAAAGGGGCGCATCGTGCTGATGCCGATATCATGCTGACCGCTAATATTTTGATGCATATTATTTACCATTTAAATATTCAAACCATTGAACAGCTTTATTTAGCTTCGGAAGATGCCCGTATTCCGCGCACGCTGAACTTTGGTAAATATAAAGGTTATGCAATCAGTGAATTGCCGGATGATTATGTGCGCTGGTTATTACGTCAGGAGGATCTTGATGTTTATTTGCGCAAAGCTTTAGAAAATAATCTGAATTAAGTCACAATCATCGGATTTGTAACATTTTATTCATATTAGTGTCATTATCGGCGCTTATCTTAACCTTAATTTATTGTGGGGAGATAAATTAAGGCATGTTGAACTACTATAAAACCGAATTGGGCATTGAAGCCATACAACAACGTTCTCGGGAATTAAACGCACGTCAACGTCGTCTACTGGTGGTTATTGGTACTGAAGCTTTTGATTTACTCAGCGATTCCCATAAGGAGCGCTTAGCACCGCCAGAACTGCTCGAACAGCTACAGGATATGGGCCTCATTGTGCCTGCAACTGTAGATGAAATGGCCAATCCAGATGAGGCCAACGTGAATGTTTCTGAAATTCAAGTATCTAACTCAACACTTGAACAAAATAGTAGCCCTACTGCTAGTGCTGCCAATAATAACCAACCCATTCAAACTTCACTAGGCCATGCAGCAGACGAGCAAGATGCGCTCACCTTAGAAGCGCTCAGCTTTGAAGAAATCAAACAGTTAATGGCGCAATTACTCTCTCAGTACTGTGGTCTGATGGCCAAACAACTTTCACTGAAAATCCAAAGTGCAGAAGATTTGCGCAGCCTGAAATTATGTCAGATGCAATGGATTACCTGCTTGCAGGAAAGCCGGATCTCTCCACAGCAATTGAACCTTGCATTACAGCAGATCAATTTTTCTTTGCAGCAACTTCAACGCTCCTGAATAGATTAGAGTTAATTGATGTTGCATGATTGATAAAAACGCTTAAAAAAGCCGAACAAAAACAATAAAAATTTAAAAAATAAAAATAAAATCAATAAATTACTTAATAAAAATAATCACCTTACATTTTTTCATAACGATAATTACCACTTTAGCGTTATGGCGATAATTCACAATAAGCGCCATATAACATCTTTTCATGGGAGGATGTATATGGCCACAGCGCATTTTATTAAATTTGACCCTGCAGATAATCCAATGCAATTGAGCAAAATCGGCAATTGGGTCATGACTTATCTCAGTCCCGAAGATGAACTGGTCAATATCCGTCTAGCCTTTACCACGATATTACCGCAACACATCAGTGAACATTTACAGCCTCTCAGGATTTGTATTGCGAAAGCTGAGGCTGACAACCATTGGCAGATTGAAAACATTGAATGCTACGACAGCCAGCAAGGTAAAGATGTCCATTTTCATGCTGATGATGCAATGGGTCAGTTGGTCCTTGATAAACTCTTTCATGAATTTGACCACTATGATATTCCCCTCACCCTGATCCGATCTTCCACTTAAGCTCACGGCATCGTGAGCTTTGTTTTCTAAATGACTTCGGAAAACCCTTGGATTACGGATGGACAAGCGCCTGTAATAAGTAAGCGGGTACACGGTGATCCCTAAGATCAGCTTCAGCGATCAGAATCGAGCCTTCCATACTTAAATGATTGGCATCGAAATATAAGGGTTTATTGTGGAGATATGGCGAACAAAAACCATTTGAGCAAATGCGTTCACGCAGACTCAAAACCTGCACATTCGGATAATGTGAGGCCAATTCTACAAGGATCTGATTGGCTTTCTGTTCAGCTTTGAATGGATAGCCTTCGCGCTTGCCACATTGAATAAAGGGCATGCGGATACTTTTTTCTTGGCATTGAAGATCATACGTCGGGAAAACTGGGACTTTACTCGCCAGAATGACCTGCTGGCCAGACTGGGAAAAATCACGCAGCATATTTTCCAAATCTTGTCTAAATTGCTGTTCACCCGCCAGAGTCAAATAATTATTCCAGCTTCCCCCAATAAATAAGGTCTTGTATTGAGCTGCAACTGCCCGAATTTTTCGGTTATAAGACTGACAACTCGTGACCTGATTCGCTGCAGCATAAGTACCGATGACGTTCTCTGCAAATGGCGCACAAGCACTATGCGTATAGTTTTGAAATGAACCACCCCAAGTTTCCACAATTTTTTTCAGATAACCCACATAATGCGCCGCATTAGAATCTCCGATCACCAGAAAATTGGGCGGTGTAGACTTTCCAATTTTACAGTGTGTCTGCTCGAAGACCTGCTCATCAAATACAGCCATCTGGCAATTAAAAGTGTAGGCATTGGCAGGCAATAAATTAGGTGCTAATTGCTGCATTTTTTCACTAAATTGCTGAGTCCCCTGAACCTGCAAAGTTCCCTGTTGCTGAATTACCCAAACAGATAACGCAATGACAGCAGTAAAAACCATTGCGATCAGCCAGTAACTCTTGTTTAACTGGGTTGGATTCCTAAACGGCTTTTCCACCGCGTAATAAGAAAATAACGTCAGCATGACAATCAACAGCAGACTGATTACCGCGAGTTGGGGATTCATCTCAGCATAGGCATAGCGCATAAATGCCAACACCGGCCAATGCCACAAATACAGTGAAAATGAAATCAGACCAACAAAAACCACGGGCTGAATCGCAAGTCCAGCGTTGATCCGGTTCTTTTCATGCGTCCCAGCCAAGATAAACAAGGCAGCACCGAAGGTGGGAATCAAGGCACTCCAGCCTGGGAAATTCATCGATTTATCAAACGTGATACTTGCGTAAGCAATCAGCCCCAAGCCAAATACGGAGGCCAAATGATAAATGACTAAAGGTACTTTTTTCAGCTGAGTAGAAAGCAGGTATGCTAGCGTTCCGACCAACAGTTCTCCGGCTCTCGCCGGCAACATATAATAGGAAAAGGACGGATTAAGCTTGAGATAATATTCACTTAAAGCAAAAGACCATAAAGCAAGTAAAATCGTACACAGCCACAACCAGCCAAGACGCTTCATTTTTGCCAGCACAAAAATCAACAATGGCCAGATCAGATAAAACTGTTCCTCCACGCCCAGCGACCAGGTATGCAATAAAGGCAGCGTATCTGAGGTTGGCGCGAAATAATCGGTTCGAATTCCCTGTAAAAAATACAGATTGGACACCGAAAATAAGGCAGCTAATCCAGATTTGGCGACCAACAACCCATCCGTGGGCGTATAAAAGGCACTACAGACGGCAACCGTGACGCCAACACAAAATAAGGTAGCTGGAATAATCCGTCGAATACGGCGCAAATAAAAGTCGCTAAAACTAAAGCGCTGCTCTGCAATCGCGGGAATCAGGATGCCGCTGATCAAAAAACCTGAGATGACAAAAAAGACATCAACCCCGACAAAGCCCCCAGGCAGCCAATCTTTAGAAAAGTGATAAATCACCACACTTAACACGGCAATCGCACGCAAGGCATCAATATCACGACGATATTTTTTCTCGTGCTGGGGCTGACTTCTCATTGTCGTGGCGATCCTATGACATTTTCATTGAACAAGTTTTAAACCGTTAGATGGCTATTGCGCACAAATAGAGGCTTTTCACCCATTGCGATGGAATAATCATAAACTTGTAGAGATGAGCGATTAAAGCAATTTTGCAAGCGTCTTTTTATTATTTTATCTTTTTATTTCATTAACTTATAAAAATGGTGCGGTCAGCGGGAATCGAACCCACGACCCCAGGCTTCGGAAACCTGTACTCTATCCAACTGAGCTATGACCGCATTTTGTGGCACATCATAACAAAAAAAACTGCAAGGTAAAGCATATTCATTTCTGTCAGTGCATTTAATGTTTATGCTTTAAACAAATCCTGAAGATCGTTTTTTCCATTTTCAGAATTCCATGCGAGTGACTTGGTTTATTGGCCCAGATCGCTCAAAATACCCTTTCCATTGACCATGTGAGAAATTCATGACGGATGCATTGACGCTAAGGGATTTGTGCAAGACTTATCGAAATGGTTTTCAGGCTTTAAAAGGCATTAACTTAACCGTGCCTGAGGGCGAATTCTACGCGCTTCTGGGGCCGAATGGTGCCGGCAAATCAACAACGATCAGCATCATCAGTTCGCTCACGAAGAAGACTTCTGGAACCGTTGAAATCTTTGGGCATAATCTGGATACCCATCCTTCACAAGCCAAGCAATGCCTCGGGGTTGTACCTCAGGAATTCAACTTCGGTCATTTTGAAAAAACCTTTGATATTCTAGTGACTCAAGCCGGTTATTACGGTATTCCGAAAAAGATTGCCGAACAACGTGCTGAACATTATCTGGAAAAGCTCGGTTTATGGGAAAAGCGTAATATTCAAGCCCGTATGCTGTCGGGAGGAATGAAACGGCGCCTGATGATCGCACGTGCCATGATGCATGAACCCAAGCTACTGATTCTGGATGAGCCAACAGCTGGCGTCGATATTGAATTACGCCGTTCGATGTGGGACTTTCTGACCGAGATGAACGAACAAGGAACTTCAATCATCCTGACCACACATTATCTGGAAGAAGCGGAAATGCTGTGTCGTCGCATTGCGATCATTGATCGTGGAGTGATTAAAGAAGACACCAGCATGAAAAATTTCCTGAATCAACTCACTGAGGAATCATTCATTTTTGATTTGGCTGCGCCGATTGAAACCCCACAACTGAATATTATCGGGGTGAAATTCAATCTGCTTGATCCGGTCACGCTCGAAGTTACCATGGACAAAGCCCATAGTATGAATGAACTGTTCCAGTTACTCGAAGCTCAGAATATTCAGGTACGTAGTATGCGTAACAAATCCAACCGTCTCGAAGAACTGTTTGTGAAAATGGTGGAGAAAAATCTGGAAGGAACTTCGGCATGAATTTCAGTCAATTACAAACAGCATTAGGCACTCTGGTTCGTAAAGAAATCCGCCGCTTTATGCGGATCTGGCCACAGACCTTATTACCGCCTGCCATTACCATGAGCCTGTACTTTGTTATTTTCGGTAATTTGGTCGGTTCACGTATTGGTACCATGGGTGGCTATAGCTATATGCAGTTTATTGTACCCGGCCTGATCATGATGGCAGTAATTACCAACAGTTATGCCAACGTGTCCAGCAGTTTCTTTAGTGCCAAGTTCCAGAAAAGTATTGAAGAGCTAATCATGAGCCCGGTGCCCCTGCACCTGATTTTATGGGGCTATGTGATTGGTGGCGTCTGCCGAGGTGCATTGGTGGGTCTGATTGTCACCATCATGAGCCTGTTCTTTACTGAACTGTCAATCCAAAACTGGTTTGTCACCATTTATACCGTGCTGATCACTTCCCTGCTGTTTTCAATCGGTGGCTTTATTAATGCGGTTTATGCCAAGTCTTTTGATGACATTTCGATTATCCCGACCTTCGTCCTGACCCCTTTGACGTATTTGGGCGGTGTTTTCTACGCCATCAGTGCCTTGAGTCCATTCTGGCAAAACCTGTCACTGATCAATCCAATCGTTTA
This portion of the Acinetobacter sp. GSS19 genome encodes:
- the ahpF gene encoding alkyl hydroperoxide reductase subunit F: MLDQNTTAQLKTLLQRLQGPIELVASLDDSDKAVKIKELVEEIAVLSDKVTARFDGQNSRRPSFGIGKAGEQPRVNFAGLPMGHEFTSLILALLQVSGYAPKVSDEVLAQIKGLNLKADFDVFVSLSCHNCPDVVQALNLIAIYNPGTTATMIDGAFFQEEVEERKIMAVPMVFQDNQHIGQGRMTLEEIIAKLDSNSAAKDAEKLNAKAAFDVLVIGGGPAGNTAAIYAARKGIKTGIVAERLGGQVMDTMDIENFTSVQKTQGPKFAAAMEEHVREYGVDIMSLQRVKHLVGADKTANGLVQVELENGAKLESKTVILSTGARWREMNVPGEAEYRTRGVAYCPHCDGPLFKGKRVAVIGGGNSGVEAAIDLAGIVEHVTLLEFSDTLRADQVLQDKLNSLPNTSVIKSALTTEVVGDGSQVTALRYQDRTTGTEHEIALAGIFVQIGLLPNTDFLKEVVELNSRGEIVINERNETNVKGVFAAGDCTTVPYKQIIIATGEGAKASLSAFDYIIRSGQ
- a CDS encoding putative quorum-sensing-regulated virulence factor, with translation MHAIILDTETHTLNGLPIEIAYAPIEISEGKLSLDKQQMFDQLYSVNEPISYAAMAVHHILESDLLDQPDYHSFELPENTSYIIGHNVDYDIRAIEKCGVNTSHIKAICTLALARRVWPEADAHNISALIYMISKGSPKARELLKGAHRADADIMLTANILMHIIYHLNIQTIEQLYLASEDARIPRTLNFGKYKGYAISELPDDYVRWLLRQEDLDVYLRKALENNLN
- the glyA gene encoding serine hydroxymethyltransferase, with the protein product MFANISISEFDPELAQAIAAEGERQEAHIELIASENYCSPAVMEAQGSKLTNKYAEGYPGKRYYGGCEYVDVIEQLAIDRAKELFGADYANVQPHAGSQANSAVYLALLNPGDTVLGMSLAHGGHLTHGAKVSFSGKTYNAVQYGLNPETGEIDYEEVERLALEHKPRMIVAGFSAYSRVVDWQRFRDIADKVGAYLFVDMAHVAGLVAAGVYPNPVQIADVTTTTTHKTLRGPRSGLILAKANEEIEKKLQSAVFPGNQGGPLMHAIAAKAICFKEAMSDDFKAYQQQVVKNAQTMAQVFIDRGYDVVSGGTSNHLFLLSLIKQDITGKDADAWLGAAHITVNKNSVPNDPRSPFVTSGIRVGTPAVTTRGFGEAEVRELAGWMADILDSKGDEAVIAAVKAKVEAVCAKFPVYAK
- a CDS encoding acyltransferase family protein, with translation MRSQPQHEKKYRRDIDALRAIAVLSVVIYHFSKDWLPGGFVGVDVFFVISGFLISGILIPAIAEQRFSFSDFYLRRIRRIIPATLFCVGVTVAVCSAFYTPTDGLLVAKSGLAALFSVSNLYFLQGIRTDYFAPTSDTLPLLHTWSLGVEEQFYLIWPLLIFVLAKMKRLGWLWLCTILLALWSFALSEYYLKLNPSFSYYMLPARAGELLVGTLAYLLSTQLKKVPLVIYHLASVFGLGLIAYASITFDKSMNFPGWSALIPTFGAALFILAGTHEKNRINAGLAIQPVVFVGLISFSLYLWHWPVLAFMRYAYAEMNPQLAVISLLLIVMLTLFSYYAVEKPFRNPTQLNKSYWLIAMVFTAVIALSVWVIQQQGTLQVQGTQQFSEKMQQLAPNLLPANAYTFNCQMAVFDEQVFEQTHCKIGKSTPPNFLVIGDSNAAHYVGYLKKIVETWGGSFQNYTHSACAPFAENVIGTYAAANQVTSCQSYNRKIRAVAAQYKTLFIGGSWNNYLTLAGEQQFRQDLENMLRDFSQSGQQVILASKVPVFPTYDLQCQEKSIRMPFIQCGKREGYPFKAEQKANQILVELASHYPNVQVLSLRERICSNGFCSPYLHNKPLYFDANHLSMEGSILIAEADLRDHRVPAYLLQALVHP
- a CDS encoding ABC transporter ATP-binding protein encodes the protein MTDALTLRDLCKTYRNGFQALKGINLTVPEGEFYALLGPNGAGKSTTISIISSLTKKTSGTVEIFGHNLDTHPSQAKQCLGVVPQEFNFGHFEKTFDILVTQAGYYGIPKKIAEQRAEHYLEKLGLWEKRNIQARMLSGGMKRRLMIARAMMHEPKLLILDEPTAGVDIELRRSMWDFLTEMNEQGTSIILTTHYLEEAEMLCRRIAIIDRGVIKEDTSMKNFLNQLTEESFIFDLAAPIETPQLNIIGVKFNLLDPVTLEVTMDKAHSMNELFQLLEAQNIQVRSMRNKSNRLEELFVKMVEKNLEGTSA
- a CDS encoding YfhL family 4Fe-4S dicluster ferredoxin translates to MALLITDACINCDMCLPECPNTAIFEGSKVYEIDPARCTECVGFYDEPTCMAVCPIDCIIKDPEHVENQEQLMEKFNSLNLFAK
- the rnk gene encoding nucleoside diphosphate kinase regulator, coding for MVKPSIIVSQQDLARLQTMLESQSKLTPTVIHLEDELARAEVMKPQDMPKNVVTMNAKVLINIAPSAESTEIHLVYPHDFRGEKGQVNILAPVGAAILGLSEGQEIEWPQPDGHLMQIKVIRVLYQPEREGDYL
- a CDS encoding ABC transporter permease, which gives rise to MNFSQLQTALGTLVRKEIRRFMRIWPQTLLPPAITMSLYFVIFGNLVGSRIGTMGGYSYMQFIVPGLIMMAVITNSYANVSSSFFSAKFQKSIEELIMSPVPLHLILWGYVIGGVCRGALVGLIVTIMSLFFTELSIQNWFVTIYTVLITSLLFSIGGFINAVYAKSFDDISIIPTFVLTPLTYLGGVFYAISALSPFWQNLSLINPIVYMVNAFRFGILGHSDVNVSLSLIVITLCCAALYGVAYYLLSHGSGMRE